A region from the Oceanidesulfovibrio marinus genome encodes:
- a CDS encoding transketolase family protein, which produces MRNALADELTQLADQRPELAVLSGDIGNRLFDRFKERHADRFFNCGVAEANMTSVAAGMALSGMRPVTYTIASFNTGRCLEQIRLDLCYQNLPVVLVGVGAGLSYASLGPTHHALEDVCWMRSMPNMTVICPADAVETRLTLRAALEHNGPVYLRLGKKNEPLVHQNIPDFQIGKGIVLRPWGKVCILGVGTVTPVAVEAAEALAAQGIEAGVVSLHTVKPLDTALLAQLDRECDVVAVVEEHSPAGGAWSAVAEWNAENNGRMRVLRCGTADSFICEAGGQEWARTSQGISARAIAERIATALHRGEMA; this is translated from the coding sequence ATGAGAAACGCACTGGCGGACGAACTCACACAGCTGGCCGACCAGCGCCCCGAGCTTGCCGTGCTCTCCGGGGATATCGGTAATCGCCTTTTCGACCGCTTCAAGGAGCGCCACGCGGACCGCTTCTTCAACTGCGGCGTTGCAGAAGCCAACATGACCAGCGTTGCCGCCGGCATGGCTCTCTCCGGCATGCGGCCGGTCACGTACACCATTGCTTCCTTCAACACGGGCCGGTGCCTGGAGCAGATCCGCCTGGACCTGTGCTACCAGAATCTGCCCGTGGTGCTGGTGGGTGTGGGCGCGGGACTTTCCTACGCCTCGCTTGGCCCCACGCACCACGCGTTGGAAGACGTGTGCTGGATGCGGTCCATGCCCAATATGACCGTCATCTGCCCTGCCGATGCTGTAGAGACGCGCCTGACCTTGCGCGCCGCCCTGGAGCACAATGGTCCCGTATACCTGCGCCTGGGTAAGAAAAACGAGCCCCTGGTGCATCAGAACATCCCGGATTTCCAGATCGGCAAGGGCATTGTGCTGCGCCCCTGGGGCAAGGTCTGCATTCTTGGCGTGGGCACCGTGACCCCTGTGGCCGTCGAGGCCGCGGAGGCCCTGGCCGCGCAGGGTATCGAAGCCGGCGTGGTAAGCCTGCACACCGTGAAGCCTCTGGATACCGCTCTGCTCGCCCAGCTGGACCGCGAGTGCGACGTGGTCGCCGTGGTGGAGGAGCACTCTCCCGCCGGCGGGGCGTGGAGCGCCGTTGCCGAGTGGAACGCGGAAAACAACGGACGCATGCGTGTGCTGCGCTGCGGCACAGCGGATTCGTTCATCTGCGAAGCCGGCGGCCAGGAATGGGCGAGAACCAGCCAGGGCATCAGCGCCCGGGCCATTGCGGAGCGCATCGCCACCGCCTTGCACCGGGGAGAAATGGCGTGA
- a CDS encoding transketolase yields MTSLSSANVSGIPAPCSTQAYLDDDALRAEAAALRAELVALSHRTRTPHLGSALSCVDILTAAYWGGLRLNPDEATLPERDRFILSKGHAAAALYLVLMRRGYYDRSVLDGFNVDGGCLQEHPGPACVPGVEAATGSLGHGLSIGLGMALAARMQGVEHRTCVVLGDGECNEGSVWEAAMMAGAHKLGSLRAVVDFNRWQATGRSCEILAMEPLGAKWLAFGWNVVEVDGHDPVALRSLLSLPRAEYGKPLAIIAHTTKGKGVSFMEDDNNWHYRIPTEDEVEQARKELLHS; encoded by the coding sequence ATGACTTCCCTTTCCTCCGCGAATGTGAGCGGCATACCCGCGCCATGTTCCACACAGGCCTACCTGGACGACGATGCCTTGCGCGCCGAAGCCGCTGCGTTACGCGCCGAGCTTGTGGCGCTCAGCCATCGCACCCGCACCCCGCACCTGGGCTCCGCGCTTTCCTGCGTAGATATTCTGACCGCGGCGTACTGGGGCGGATTGCGCCTGAACCCCGACGAAGCGACCCTTCCCGAACGCGACCGCTTCATCCTCAGCAAGGGACACGCCGCCGCCGCGCTGTACCTCGTACTCATGCGCCGGGGCTATTACGATCGTTCGGTCCTCGACGGCTTCAATGTAGACGGCGGATGTCTGCAGGAGCACCCCGGCCCCGCATGTGTTCCCGGTGTGGAAGCCGCCACCGGCTCTCTGGGCCACGGCTTGTCCATCGGGCTGGGTATGGCTCTGGCCGCCCGCATGCAGGGCGTGGAGCACCGCACGTGCGTCGTGCTCGGCGACGGCGAATGCAACGAAGGCTCGGTCTGGGAAGCAGCCATGATGGCCGGAGCGCATAAGCTGGGTTCATTGCGCGCCGTGGTGGATTTCAACCGCTGGCAGGCCACGGGCCGGAGCTGCGAGATTCTGGCCATGGAGCCCCTGGGCGCAAAATGGCTCGCCTTTGGCTGGAACGTGGTGGAGGTGGACGGCCACGACCCTGTGGCCCTGCGCAGCCTGTTGTCCCTGCCCCGCGCCGAGTATGGAAAACCTCTTGCGATTATTGCGCATACGACCAAAGGCAAGGGCGTCTCCTTTATGGAAGATGACAACAACTGGCACTATCGCATCCCCACGGAAGATGAAGTCGAGCAGGCCCGCAAGGAGTTGCTGCACTCATGA
- a CDS encoding GDP-mannose 4,6-dehydratase: MATALRKGHRVLGVSRSPEPHPVFLPYRTDPDLDLSRFQFAQYDVNNDLDAIMELVHAEKPAYFVNFASQSMVAESWEHPEHWFRTNTLSQVLLHDKLRRCDFLKKYVHVSTPEVYGSTEGNITEAAPYNPSTPYAVSRAAADMSLMSFYKAYDFPVVFTRAANVFGPGQQLYRIVPRAALLFLTGGVLPLHGGGRSVRSFIYIGDVADATLEIARRGAPGNAYHLSTDRYISIRDLVHLIADMTGVDFDTHVRITGDRLGKDAAYTLDCTKVRQELGWTATTSLEDGIRRTIDWVRGNLDCLQQQPQAYVHKP, encoded by the coding sequence GTGGCAACCGCCCTACGCAAAGGGCACCGCGTTCTGGGTGTCAGCCGTTCACCGGAGCCGCATCCCGTTTTTCTGCCGTACCGCACGGACCCGGACCTGGACCTGTCCCGGTTTCAGTTCGCGCAGTACGACGTGAACAACGACCTCGACGCGATCATGGAGCTCGTTCACGCCGAGAAGCCCGCGTACTTCGTAAACTTCGCCTCCCAAAGCATGGTTGCGGAAAGCTGGGAGCATCCCGAGCACTGGTTCCGCACCAACACGCTGTCCCAGGTGCTGCTTCACGATAAGCTGCGCCGCTGCGATTTCCTCAAGAAGTACGTGCACGTATCCACGCCGGAGGTGTACGGCTCCACAGAAGGCAACATCACCGAGGCAGCGCCCTACAACCCGAGCACGCCGTACGCCGTCTCCCGCGCCGCCGCAGACATGAGCCTCATGTCCTTCTACAAGGCCTACGACTTCCCCGTGGTGTTCACCCGTGCAGCCAACGTGTTCGGTCCGGGCCAGCAGCTCTACCGCATTGTTCCGCGCGCCGCGCTTCTGTTCCTCACCGGCGGAGTCCTGCCGCTGCATGGCGGCGGACGTTCCGTGCGTTCCTTCATCTACATAGGCGATGTCGCGGACGCCACGTTGGAAATCGCCCGCCGCGGCGCCCCTGGCAACGCATACCATCTGTCCACGGATCGCTACATCAGCATCCGCGACCTGGTGCATCTGATTGCGGACATGACCGGCGTGGACTTCGACACGCATGTGCGGATTACCGGGGACAGGCTGGGCAAGGACGCCGCCTACACGCTTGATTGCACCAAGGTCAGGCAGGAGCTGGGCTGGACGGCTACCACATCCTTGGAAGACGGAATCCGCCGGACCATCGACTGGGTCCGTGGCAACCTCGATTGTCTGCAACAACAACCGCAGGCATACGTCCACAAGCCGTAA
- a CDS encoding radical SAM protein produces MSSSQLSLDGHKLIYHPDRLADFLAGRDIRPLYAEISPNGHCNHRCLFCNFNYLGHKSFFPEGRMPELVKELAAAGVKGIVFAGAGEPTLHKDTFAAVHAAKEAGADVAMSTNGAMLTPEQINAMAEELTWVRFSISGGTPESYARVHRGRPGDFEKVLSNIARLREVRDRISSPITIGSQCVLLPENHEDIPALAATLKQRGAHYFVIKHFYPHNKNEYAPDMSFLTDEYLAGLQEMADSLTTDDFACILRSKDTLQRNRPYTQCHGLPFILYVREDGSLYSCFSHQDDPNTVLGDVGSTSFEDVWNADRKQQAFDYINNTIDKSQCQSNCRHNQINLWLDKLTPPPAHVNFI; encoded by the coding sequence ATGAGTAGCAGCCAGCTCTCCCTGGACGGGCACAAGCTGATCTACCATCCGGACCGCCTCGCGGACTTCCTGGCCGGCCGGGACATACGGCCGCTGTATGCGGAGATATCGCCCAACGGGCACTGCAACCATCGCTGCCTGTTCTGTAATTTCAACTACCTGGGCCACAAGAGCTTTTTCCCCGAGGGCCGCATGCCCGAGCTGGTCAAGGAGCTGGCGGCGGCCGGCGTCAAAGGCATCGTGTTTGCGGGAGCCGGCGAGCCCACCCTGCACAAAGATACCTTCGCCGCCGTGCACGCGGCTAAGGAGGCGGGCGCGGACGTGGCCATGAGCACCAACGGCGCCATGCTCACGCCGGAGCAGATCAACGCCATGGCCGAAGAGCTCACGTGGGTCCGTTTCTCCATCAGCGGCGGCACGCCGGAGAGCTACGCCCGGGTGCATCGCGGCCGGCCCGGCGACTTTGAAAAGGTGCTGAGCAACATCGCGCGGCTCCGCGAAGTGCGCGACCGCATCTCATCGCCGATTACCATTGGTTCGCAATGTGTGCTGCTGCCGGAAAACCACGAGGACATCCCGGCCCTGGCCGCCACGCTCAAGCAACGCGGCGCGCACTACTTCGTTATCAAGCACTTCTACCCGCACAATAAAAACGAGTATGCCCCGGATATGTCGTTCCTGACGGACGAGTACCTGGCCGGGCTGCAGGAGATGGCCGATTCCCTGACCACGGACGACTTTGCGTGCATCCTCCGCTCCAAGGATACGTTGCAGCGGAACCGCCCGTACACCCAATGCCACGGCCTGCCCTTCATACTCTATGTCCGAGAGGACGGATCGCTCTACTCGTGCTTTTCGCACCAGGACGACCCCAACACAGTACTTGGCGATGTGGGAAGCACGTCCTTTGAGGACGTATGGAACGCTGACAGGAAACAACAGGCCTTCGACTACATCAACAACACAATCGACAAGAGCCAATGCCAGTCCAACTGCCGGCACAATCAAATCAACCTGTGGCTGGATAAGCTGACGCCACCGCCGGCGCACGTGAATTTCATCTGA
- a CDS encoding D-sedoheptulose-7-phosphate isomerase: MSKHQLANATEDMLYPPAQDAASNLMSLTFKRYIDNLRKGLQLLNEDGVLRLTQCLKRAFAENRQVFICGNGGSAANSIHIANDFLYGVGRHLGKGLRVHSLSANPAILTCLANDISYAEIYSEQLRTMAGEGDVLLILSGSGNSPNVLRALETARELGMETAALLGYDGGECLNCCDIPIHIKLDDMQVAEDVQVVVGHLLTRLLQEWSNE, translated from the coding sequence ATGAGTAAGCACCAACTGGCCAATGCCACCGAAGACATGCTGTACCCCCCGGCACAAGACGCGGCCTCCAACCTCATGTCCCTGACGTTCAAGCGGTACATCGACAACCTCAGAAAAGGCTTGCAGCTCCTGAACGAGGACGGTGTGCTGCGTTTGACCCAGTGCCTCAAACGCGCCTTTGCGGAGAATCGCCAGGTTTTCATCTGCGGCAACGGCGGCAGCGCGGCCAACTCCATACATATCGCCAATGATTTTCTCTACGGCGTTGGCCGGCACCTGGGCAAAGGGCTGCGTGTCCATTCACTGAGCGCCAACCCAGCGATCCTCACCTGCCTTGCCAACGACATCTCCTACGCCGAGATCTACTCCGAGCAGCTGCGCACCATGGCCGGAGAAGGCGACGTCCTGCTGATTCTTTCCGGCAGCGGCAACTCGCCCAACGTGCTCCGCGCTCTGGAAACAGCCCGCGAGCTCGGCATGGAGACCGCCGCCCTCCTGGGGTATGACGGCGGCGAATGTCTCAACTGCTGCGACATCCCTATCCACATCAAGCTCGATGACATGCAGGTGGCCGAGGACGTGCAGGTGGTGGTGGGCCATCTGCTCACCCGGTTGCTGCAGGAGTGGAGCAATGAGTAG
- a CDS encoding dTDP-4-dehydrorhamnose reductase family protein, whose protein sequence is MAVLVLGGAGMLGHQLVRALGESGDVCCTLHGSPEKYADCPEYVTRHAYFNVDVLDQSALQAVLDDCSPDAVVNCVGLVKQRDEASRPAAAITLNALFPHTLYEMCAERGARLIHMSTDCVFSGDKGMYVDNDLHDARDVYGRTKSLGEVGGPGALTLRTSIFGPELFTKRGLLEWFLAQSGAVHGYTRAIFSGFTTYEMSRIIIMLLKREGDASGVFNVSAAPISKYDLLCMIRDALALDIDIEPDNAVALDRSLDSSRFRSTFGYTPPAWREMISELATRLRAEKHPALKQ, encoded by the coding sequence ATGGCTGTATTGGTTTTGGGCGGGGCCGGCATGCTGGGCCATCAGCTGGTGCGAGCGCTGGGAGAGTCCGGGGACGTGTGTTGTACGCTCCACGGGAGTCCCGAGAAGTATGCGGACTGCCCGGAGTACGTTACACGTCACGCATATTTCAATGTGGACGTGCTGGACCAGAGCGCGTTGCAGGCTGTCCTGGACGATTGCTCGCCCGACGCCGTGGTCAACTGCGTCGGCCTGGTCAAGCAACGGGACGAAGCCTCACGCCCTGCGGCCGCCATCACACTCAATGCACTCTTTCCCCATACGCTGTACGAGATGTGCGCCGAACGCGGCGCGCGGCTCATCCATATGAGTACGGACTGTGTCTTCAGTGGTGACAAAGGCATGTACGTGGACAACGACCTGCATGACGCCCGCGATGTATACGGCCGCACGAAATCCCTGGGTGAGGTAGGGGGGCCGGGCGCACTCACATTGCGGACCTCGATCTTCGGCCCCGAGCTGTTCACCAAACGCGGCCTGCTCGAATGGTTTCTTGCACAGAGCGGCGCAGTGCACGGCTATACCCGCGCCATCTTTTCCGGGTTTACCACGTACGAGATGTCCAGAATTATCATCATGCTGCTCAAGCGGGAGGGCGATGCCAGCGGAGTGTTCAACGTCTCGGCCGCGCCCATCTCGAAGTACGATCTGTTGTGCATGATCCGTGACGCCCTGGCCCTCGACATCGACATCGAACCGGACAACGCCGTGGCCCTCGACCGGAGCCTCGATTCCTCGCGGTTCCGCAGCACATTTGGATATACACCTCCCGCCTGGCGCGAGATGATCTCGGAGTTGGCAACCAGGCTCCGGGCCGAAAAACACCCGGCGCTGAAACAGTGA
- a CDS encoding polysaccharide biosynthesis protein, with protein sequence MYFKDKTVLVTGGTGSMGGRLVRRILTGEEGLPKKVIVFSRDEAKQHDMRVSLSKSKIVTDEKIYSNFSQMLEFRIGDVRSYADVCSAVRDADVVINAAALKQVPTCEYFPAQAVRTNCLGVSNIIRAINENSFDIETVIAISTDKACKPINVMGMTKAIQERTVIAANILNPDTRFIGVRYGNVMASRGSVIPLFHDQIQRGGPVTITRPEMTRFLMSIDEAVDTVFAAANGALRGELYIPIAPSGTVLDLAHALIGDRDIRVDIVGIRPGEKLHEILVSEEEAFNTVRRGDYYVIRPMLPELRSPDETEEIALSSDFSSKDSVVPIYEVRALLDKHSMLL encoded by the coding sequence ATGTATTTCAAAGACAAGACAGTTCTGGTAACGGGCGGCACCGGCTCCATGGGAGGTCGTCTCGTACGGCGTATCCTGACCGGCGAAGAGGGACTCCCCAAAAAAGTCATCGTTTTCTCGCGCGACGAGGCCAAGCAGCACGACATGCGCGTGTCCCTGTCCAAGTCCAAGATCGTCACCGACGAAAAGATATACAGCAACTTCAGCCAGATGCTCGAATTCCGTATCGGTGATGTGCGCAGCTACGCCGATGTGTGCAGCGCCGTGCGCGATGCGGACGTCGTGATCAACGCGGCTGCGCTCAAGCAGGTGCCCACCTGCGAGTACTTCCCGGCCCAGGCCGTGCGCACGAACTGCCTCGGTGTCTCGAACATCATCCGCGCCATAAACGAGAACAGCTTCGACATAGAAACGGTCATCGCCATCAGTACGGACAAGGCCTGCAAGCCCATCAACGTGATGGGCATGACAAAGGCCATCCAGGAGCGGACAGTTATCGCCGCCAACATCCTCAACCCGGACACCCGCTTCATCGGCGTACGCTATGGCAACGTCATGGCTTCCCGCGGCTCTGTCATCCCCCTGTTCCACGACCAGATCCAGCGCGGCGGCCCCGTGACCATAACGCGACCCGAGATGACGCGCTTCCTCATGAGCATCGACGAGGCGGTGGATACCGTGTTCGCGGCCGCGAATGGCGCATTGCGCGGCGAGCTCTACATTCCCATCGCCCCGTCCGGCACGGTGCTGGACCTGGCGCATGCGCTCATCGGCGACCGTGACATCCGGGTGGACATCGTGGGCATCCGCCCTGGCGAGAAGCTCCACGAGATCCTGGTTTCCGAAGAAGAGGCGTTCAACACCGTGCGCCGCGGCGACTACTACGTCATCCGGCCCATGCTGCCGGAGCTGCGCAGTCCGGATGAGACCGAGGAAATCGCGCTTTCCAGCGATTTCAGCTCCAAGGACTCCGTGGTTCCCATCTACGAGGTGCGGGCCCTGCTCGACAAACATTCCATGCTTCTGTAG
- the wecB gene encoding non-hydrolyzing UDP-N-acetylglucosamine 2-epimerase — translation MKVVTLVGTRPELIKLSCVIAELEKRLDHVLVHSGQNYDYELNEVFFNQLGLPEPHHFLGMAAETAAEAVAKAIAAFDKVLRTERPDAMLILGDTNSCMAAYAAKRLKIPIFHMEAGNRCFDQRVPEEINRALIDHMSDINMPYTEHARSYLLREGISPETVIKTGSPMREVLERFAADIEASGVLAETGLEPGGYFVLSCHREENVDDEKNLERLFECVRRLDAEYALPVVFSVHPRTRVRLEALGGKLPDSVLQHKPFGFFEYIRLQKNAYCVLSDSGTLTEESALLDFPAVMLRQAHERPEGMDVGSVVMADLDPETLLTAVRVVTSQREPGRERQFQVPADYRADDVSRKVVRTIISYTGYVNRTVWKRFD, via the coding sequence ATGAAAGTCGTGACCCTTGTGGGAACACGTCCCGAGCTCATCAAGCTCTCCTGTGTCATCGCCGAACTCGAAAAGCGCCTGGATCACGTACTCGTCCACTCGGGCCAGAACTACGACTACGAGCTCAACGAGGTGTTCTTCAACCAGCTCGGGCTGCCGGAACCGCACCATTTTTTGGGAATGGCAGCCGAAACGGCCGCGGAGGCTGTGGCCAAGGCTATCGCTGCGTTCGACAAGGTGCTTCGCACCGAGCGCCCTGACGCCATGCTTATCCTGGGCGATACCAACAGTTGCATGGCCGCCTATGCTGCCAAGCGCCTCAAGATTCCGATTTTCCATATGGAGGCCGGCAACCGCTGCTTTGACCAGCGCGTGCCGGAAGAGATCAACCGCGCGCTCATCGACCACATGAGCGACATCAACATGCCGTACACGGAGCATGCCCGCAGCTACCTGCTCCGCGAGGGCATCTCCCCGGAGACGGTCATCAAGACCGGGTCGCCCATGCGGGAGGTGCTGGAGCGCTTTGCCGCGGATATCGAGGCTTCCGGCGTGCTGGCGGAAACCGGGCTCGAACCCGGCGGCTACTTCGTGCTGTCCTGCCACCGCGAGGAAAACGTGGACGACGAGAAGAATCTCGAACGGCTCTTCGAGTGCGTCCGCAGGCTTGACGCGGAGTACGCCCTGCCTGTTGTCTTTTCGGTCCACCCCCGCACCCGCGTGCGCCTGGAGGCACTGGGCGGCAAGCTGCCGGACTCCGTCCTCCAGCACAAGCCGTTCGGCTTCTTCGAGTACATCAGGCTCCAGAAGAACGCGTACTGCGTCCTGTCGGACAGCGGCACGCTCACGGAGGAGTCAGCTCTGCTGGATTTCCCTGCGGTCATGCTGCGCCAGGCCCATGAGCGGCCGGAAGGCATGGATGTGGGAAGCGTCGTGATGGCGGATCTCGATCCCGAGACACTGCTCACGGCGGTGCGCGTGGTTACCAGCCAACGGGAACCGGGCCGCGAGCGCCAGTTCCAGGTGCCGGCGGACTACCGCGCGGACGATGTTTCCCGGAAGGTGGTGCGTACCATCATCAGCTACACCGGGTATGTGAACCGAACGGTCTGGAAGCGTTTTGACTGA